CTATCTCAGAAATTGTCACTGCTCTTGTGATGTTTTTAGGGTGCTCTCACTGCATAGATCTTATTTAATCTATGTATCTTTGACACTTCTACAAGTTTGAGCTGCTTTTATTATTATGTTACAGCTTTAATATATGGAGGAGGTAACTTGGGATGATTTTTGAGTAATATTCCTTATTTTAATACTCTTTGTTTAACACTGCTTTCAGTCTAAGAGAAACAGTAGATATTTATCACTCATTTTTATGCAGCTGGAGATAACCTGTGACCTTCATCCAAACTACAGAACTCCTCAAGCACAGAAGTGATGTTCAGTATCCCTAAGTAGCACATCCTCCTTGTCTGCCTTCTTTAACATCCTCATTCCAACtgctagagcagatgcagaAGGTTTTCATCTATCAGTCTCATTCATTAATGTAATTTGCAGGACAGCATCCCTTACCAAAGAATGGAAGGGTCTGTGTCCTAATTCATATATGTTTAATTCATTCAGTGTAGATAGTCTTGTTTCTGTCTATCTTCTGAGtaataatattttctaattaattGAGAGGTACTTGCATACATATTTTCTGAGCAGTTCTCGAAGTTCTACTTTATAAGGAAGAGTAGAGAACAGCCAAACCAGAAGGCTGATTGCCttctaaggaaaagaaaacaaaaattgaatgttttaaaatttgtagCTATCCTAacatttccctgcagaaatgcagattCCTAATTGCAAATGTAACCCCGTTGATTTGATTTACTTTGCTGCGTTTCATGGACATCCTAGTTAGTATAGTCTTTGTTCTCAGTGAATGCATTCATTTTACAAAAGTGTGCACCCTGGTTTTTTGGCTGAGGGGGATGCCTCAGCCCACATTTGGATGTTGTCACCAGTGACATCCACAAACATACATCATTCCCATGTGGGAATGTGGCCATGCCCCAGAGCAAGCCTTGCTTGCTGTGAACACTTGTGACTTGGTCAGAGGACCCGGAACCCTACATTGTGACACAATACATAGGAATAAGCATGACTGAAGGAACCTGTGGCTTTTAAAACAGGATTTGCTTAGCACTGTTAAAAACAACTATGGTAGTAATTTAAATCCAATAAACAAGAGCATTATTCTCAGCTGATTTGGTTTTCTCCACATTGAAGGAATTAAGATGCAGTCTCACTCCCACTGAAGTCATGGCAAGTGTTTGGCCACTGAAGTCAATTGAAGCAAGATCAAATTCACACTCTTCACCTTTTTCATCTTACAGAAGTAAACTAAAGACAGGCAGATCTTTCTCTTTTGCTGAAGGAAGCCAGTGCTAAATCATCAGCTCCACATGGAAATTAGCCACGTTTTAAGGATTGCTTAGTTTCATGCAGTGGTTTGCACACAGGATTTTCTTCCCCCTAAGAGTGATCCATTCTTTAACATggtgaaaaagcaaacagagagCATTTTGGTGCCAGGaattcttttgaaaatgtagTACACTTGCTTAATGTGAGTACACTTGCTTAATGTTCAAAAATGGTCCTTTGAACATGCTACTTTACAATGTCTGGCATTCTTTTCTCTACATGGTTTTTGCTTTAAAcctatttcattttataaacgATGAGATGCTTGATTGTTGCATCAGAGCAGTTAGTTTGTTAAGTTTCAGTACAGCTGGATAATTTCCATGTCATACATCATTTAATTATCCATATAAAACATAGTTCAAACTGTACAGCTCCTTGAACCTCACCTGATCtgtctgtgacactgcagtAATCCCAGTACCCTGATGGGATGTTGTGCGACTATGACTGGTTGGAATGTGGATGTACAAGAGAGCCTAGAAATGAGTTTGCATTTTGCAGCTGTGCTTCTTCTGCTGGAAGAGAAAGTAAAACTAGAAAAAACCCGGCTCCTGTGGTAGTACCAGCAGCTGTGAATCCGAAGGCTtataaaaatcaaggaaaacGTGGTGACTGAGGAAGTGGTGTTTTCCTCTTGTTTGTTATTTAATAAATTGTTGATGGTTTGttatttctcagaaaaatcTATCTCGGATTCCTTTGTGGAGAAATAGGAAGTGTTTATGTGAGAGTGAAGATCCTGCTGCTGGAAGATTGTATAGTTCCGCAAAATACTTTGCCTCTTTTGTCTGAAAAATGCTTTCTGGAGGCAGTGATCATTGAGACTTAAAATATACCCCAGCTTGACGATGGATGGGCACTGCTGTCCATGCAAGGAAAGTCTCTTGTATGTGCAGTAAGCTAAATATAAAGCTGAAGGCATTTAGTAATAGAAAAACCAGCAAATTTCttacaaacttttttttccttttttttaagctaGAGAACTTGAAGGTCAGATCCAACTATATATTGCATTTTCTGTCATATAATTATCATATATATAATGTCCTGGAGAACAGCTTCCAATCACTGACATCAACAGTTTACATAGCAGTTGAACTAAGAACAACCTTGGAGAACTGACCCATAACAACCTCTTAAGTATAATCCGTAGCTCACAACAGTTTTTGTGTTTTCATGGTCACAGAAGGGCCTCAATTGGATAAAAGAAGAATTGTGTTCAAAAAATACAGAACTATTCTGCTGAGTGTTCACTTTATTAAATCTTGGGAAATGAGAGGAAACAGAACTGAAAGAGTGAAGAGTTTTTGCTCCCTTGTACAAAGAAGGATGGGATAACATCAAAACCAGTCTCCCTAGAAGAACGGGGGAAGATCCATGATAAGTGGCATCAGCTTGGAAGACGGTTCAAAACTCTTTGACTGATTTTACTAATGACATCTGTTAAGCAGACCCAATTCAGAGCAGTTTCAGAAATCCCAACATGATTGTCCTTCTGCGCACTAATGAGAGGGCATGATCCGCCTGACACCAGTGTCTGTCTAGCAGTGGACATCTGTGGTCACTATGCAGGTACTCAAGTCACATCCTgtttccctttcctccctccccatTTCTGCAGTTCTGTTTATCGGTGAGTTTCCCAAAGAATGGTTGAGGAGTATAATCTCTCCTGTACTCAAAGTCCTTTGGAGATAAATACACAAAGAGACAGCAGAAAGAGGCAGAAGTTCCTTTATCGGTCAGAGAGATTGGCTAACTCTGTTTGAGGGAGACAATTTAGAAGATGGTGGGAGTGACAGAGGTACATCTTTGCACAAATTTCAAAAACCAGACATTCTACTTTCTCAACAAAATCCTGGCTCTACCAGAATTTTGCATGGTGTTGAACCATAGAGTTTGAGAGCGAAGAGGTTATTGAAGGCACCAAAATTTTGTCATTCAAATTTTGGCCTTTTCAGGATGGTATTAAATCTTCCTCTGCATCATCCAAGCAAACTAGACTTCTTTCAGAAGGATTTATCACTAAATCTGTAACAGAGCATTAGCCTACGTGACACCCTGCCCCAAAAGTAATACGTAGAAAtactaataataaaaaatgtccCCCACCGGTATGAAATAAAAGCCTACACTTGTATACCGAGAACATCCATGGGTCATGTCACCCGAATTTATATTTGACAAGACTTGTGTTTGAGTGCACTTGTGCCTGCTTTGTCAAGGGAAGCTCTGGGGTTCCCAGGTTCCCGAGTGATGGGTCTGCACTTGGTGTTTCTTGGGGCTTTGTGTGCCCAGGGCCATGATGAGTTCCCTGcccgggctggggagggcgggcggggctgggtGATGCGCTCTGGGTTCTGTGACAGCACCAGGGCCGCGTCACAATGGGGGCAGCTATAAAAGGCCAGAGCGCGTGCTGCTGCCCCAGTAGAGCCTGGGCGAGCGGTGAGTGCACAGCAGCGAGGagacagagcaggaggagggctgCGGCTGGAGGAGGGCCGGGGCAGAGGCTCCGCTACCGGGCCGTGCGTTCTGTCCCCGCACCCAGGGCCCAGCGCCCGGCGGGAGCGCCTTGCTGAGGGCGCCGCGCTTGCTGGGCAGCAGCGGTGCAGACCTCGCGCCTGCAACTGCTGGGGGCCCTCTCCTTCCTGCCGCCACATCCCTGCGCCTCCTGACCCCCACTGCCTGTCTCCATTCCGGCCCCACTGAAGCCTTTCTGTGTGTCCTCCTGCAGACCATGGCTTTGCTATCAGTGATCGTCGTGCTTGTGCAAAGCCTGATCCAGTACCCCCAGCCGGCTGGAGATGGGCTGGATGAGGCTACGCACCAGCGTATGCAGGAGcgtcaggagctgctggaccaGGAGATGGCtcggctgctgcaggagctggagcaggggccCCTGGAcgagggctgggcagccttGCTCTTtggtgctctgcagcagtggCCATTCTGGGCTCTTGCTGGAGTCCTGCTCCTCTTGGGCCTGTGCTTtagctgcaggagaaggagccGTGAGGCCAGCAGCAGCGGCAAGGACCAGAGCTCCTGCAACAACTTTGGACACAACGAGAGTGGAACACAACAGGAAGAAGACAGTCCTTATTCGGAGGAAGGCGAAGAAAACACTGATGTAACTGTGGATGCGGACAACAACGGGAGCGGAAGTGACAGAGAAGGCAGTCCCGTGGCTGCAGATGAAGGAGACGATGACGTCATTGAAGGGAATTGTGACATCAAGGTGGAGGAAGACAGCGATGTTTACAATGACAATGGCCATGAGTTAAAGAAGGATGAAGGATGGAATGATGGGAATGTGCCAGGAGATAACACCACTGATGAAGCTGAAGAAGAACCTGGCAACATTGCAGAAAAGGCCGAAGAGGTGGATGAagcagaagaaggagaaaacaagGATGTACAGGTGGAGGAAGACAATGATGTTTACAGTGACAATGGCCACGAGTTAAAGAATGATGAAGGATGGAATGATGGGAATGTGCCAGGAGATAATACTGCTGAGAAAACTGAAGAAGAACCTGGCAACATCGCACAAAAGGCTGAAGACGTGGATGAATCAGATGAAGGAGAAAACAAGGATGTACAGGTGGAGCAAGACAAGGACgctggaaaggaagaagaagatgGGAATGAAGAAAACACCAATGGCGCAAATATGAAGGCAGGCAACCCTGATGATGTAAATGAAGGTGAGGACAACGTAAATGGACAGGAAGTATACACGGATGTGAAGGTGCAGGAAAGCAGTGATGCCAGTGAACAGAGAAGCAGGGATTGCACTGGGCAGAAACATAGTGGTGAACGTGGGAATGAAGAAGCCCACAGTTCCTTTGCTGAaactgaggaagaaaagaaggaagttATAGAAGAAGATGAAAGTGATAGAAACAAGGTTGAAGAGCAAGGTGATACAAATgtggaggaaaacaagaaggaGGATAGAAAAGAAGATGAACAAGGTAACGTGGCTGCCAGTGAAAAAGAAGACAGTGACGGTGACAAggaagaaagcagcagtggTGGAACAGAAGATGGAGAAGACACCCAAGATGCTGGGAATGGTGGAACAGAAGACGAAGAAGACACCCAAGATGCTGGGAATGAGGGAGCCATCCTTTTTGTGGATCACATAGAGTGGCctgtggaggagctggagcaaggTTGCTCAGTGACAGCTGAGCTGATGGAGAGTTTCACGCGTGTCTTTGTGGACAGCGTGAGCAATAGCTTCTACCCAGTGCCTCAAGAAGCCATTGGAGTGGGCAGTGCCTTTGAGGGTTGGAGTCCCCGCGAGTGGGATGGCGTGTACCGTGTGCTGGTCCCGCTGAATCCCCCGCCAGGCCATGCCTTCCACCTAGAACTGAACAGTGCGGGGCAGATGGCAGCAAGGACCTTCAGCGTCCGCGTGGAGCTGGTGTGCACATGCgagagggagcagctgggcgAGAAGCTGTTGTGCTTCCTGCACCACtcgcaggaggagctgtggcgGAAGCAGAAGCGCAGCCTCCTAGAGACACTCTGCACCGGCTCCTACCTGGACGTGGAGAAGACCTCCCACTGGTTCCACCAGCTGGTGAGATGCTCCTGGCTGCACGTGCCTCAGTCCTACTCATGGCACTTGGTGTTTCAGCCCTGCAGCCGGTCCTGCCAATTCCAGCTTACCAAAGGCAAGAAGAGCCTGATGGTGGAGATGCTCTTTGGAGTGCGCCAAGGGGACTCCGACATCTTTGTCATCAGCCAGCCCACAGAGCCCCAGAAAGGTGGCCCCATCAACTTTATGAGCAGTCAGCCTGCCGAGGCCAAGCTCATCACAAGCACAGCGTGGCCTGAGACGTACGCTGTGGCAGAGGCGAAATTCTTCCAGCACATCGCCAGGCAGCTGCCCTGTCACAGCTTGCACCTGAAATGCCTGCAGGTCTTCACCTGCATCCTGAGGGGCACAGGGTTTTCCAGCTACACCTGGAAGACGGTGGTCATGCACGTGCTGACCACAGTACCGCTGTCCCAGTGGCGCAGGAGGGAATTTGAACGGCGGCTGTGGGACATCATGGCCTACCTGCACCGCTGCCTGCAGTTGAAACGCCTGGAGCACTTTGTGCAAGGCAGTGAGAGGCTTCCTGCAGAGATCAGCGTGTCGCCAGCAACACAAAGGGTTGAGCCGCTCAACCTCTTCGAGCACCTGGCCCGAGATCCAGCCACCCACAGGGAGCTGATGCAAACATATGGCCAGCTGCGATTTCGCCTCTGGACGATGCTCTCCAGCCACTGAGAGGCGttccctgcacagagctgtgctggggatcaCATCCGATGGCAGCCACGTGAACTCTGCACAATTGTTTCCCTCGTCACTGGCAGTCCTGAAGCTGCTTTCCTGCTCCTGCGGAAGGAAGACGCTGCAGCTCATGACTTCATTGTGCAGACACATCTTGCTGTGGCCTTGTCCTGCACCTTCTAGTTACAACGGTGGCCAACACTTTGAGGCAAAACCTGACTCCACCTGCACATCCTTCCTCGTGGAAGACTCAGAAGCCGATAGTGGTTGCTTGGAACACCTCGAAGACAGCAACCTCTTATCATCTTAATGTAGTTGTTTAGTTGTAGCTGTAGTTTTAGCTGTAGTTGTAGATGTTGTTGTAGCTCTAGCTTTTGTTATAGTTGTAACTGTAATTGTAGCTTTATTTGTAGTTGTAAACTGTAGCTTTAATTAGACTTATTTATTATCGTTCCTTCCAGAGCCCCTTTAGTGTAGTCAGTTTGGTAAAATTACCCTTAGTTTTGTAAAAATTACCCTTTTGTAGTGACCTGTCTCTTTTCAAACGTATCCATGtctgaaaaattaataaaaagagaTGTTTCTCAAATTGCTTGAAATGTGTCATTCTTCATATTTAACCCTCGTATCTTAGAGGATGTCCTTCCTCTACCCCTATCTGAAATAAAGACTTTTTCCAGTCAGAGATGTTGGATATATTAAGTATGCGGTCTCTCAAGAATTCCCATAGAAATGCTTGAAGCTTGAATTAAAAATGCCTTGAAGTGCCTGAAATTTTGCAGCAGAGTACTCCTGAATTTCTTTTAGGAATCTTTGGAAAAGTTTTCTTTACAGAGTCATTTTTATACACTCCTGGGGAACAATTCAGTCcaaaaagagaaagacagaGAAGTCCCCAACTACAAAACAGGTCGTTTAAtccatctttttttctcttctcataaCCAAGGTTTTGACACAAAATTGTGACAGCAGAAAGTTATGTTTTCTCTATTCCTGGTTATCTGTGTCCTTTTGGAGGGGCCCGGATTATCTACAGCTCAAACCTTTTCCACCAGGCCTGTGTAATATTGTATAGCAACGAGGGCCACTTTGCATGCACAGCTTTGTCCATGCTGAGATGCAGCTAAACAAAATATCATTTACTTCTTGCAGTACATAGTAAGATTCATAGGAGTTTGGAAGTATTTATTCTCTTTGCCTTTGTACCAATACATCTGGGGTCAACTAGTCAATTTTAGAATACCTTAGCAATTGGATAAATTGCTGCAGCTATACTAGAAATACTTTATCTCAAAAGTTtggttgagaatttcggcaatGCCCATGTAAATCTTCATGTGTACTCTCCAACATGAGAAAGGGCTTGTTCCTGCCTAAAGGAAAGTGAGGCAACCTCTGTTTTGTGTATAAAAAATGAAAacgaaaataattaaaattatatgaAAATTATACGACCTTAAATTTCAGAGGCCTTCAAAGGTGTCATTAGGTGTAACTGTTTTGAAGGACGTTGAGATGTTCCCGTCCTGCTGATTTTGGTGTGGCTTGCCATTAAAAAAAGTCTGTAACTGGTCACAAAGGGAATCCTGAGTCTCAGCTAAATTGGTTCCTCATTGCTACATTCTTACACTGTTCTGGAGTTGAGGAATGGTAGCATGGTCACCACACATGTGACTTGATGCTAAGCAgtcaaaatatgttttataaATGCAAATACCTATTATCAGAACAGAATGGCGTTTTTACTTTGGAAGCCTTtttgctgtggctctgctgctggagattTTTTAAGTAAGCCATGATCATGCTGTTGTAAGCCAAGTCCACTGAGTGTTGAGGCGGACCATCCAAGTGTGGGGACATGAGccttgactccatttttctcagaaggctgatttattatgttatatattatattaatatatactAAAGAATTAGTTTTATattatagatagatagatagatagatagatagatatagaatatatatatagaatGTATATAttctatacatatatatagaattatattaatattatactaaagaacagagagagaagaaagatcagaaggctgcaaagaacaagaatagaaaagaatagaatgcataacaaaatcttgtgactgctcacagccttggcacaggcgGCTgagattggtcatcaagtgaaaacaatccacatggaccaatggaagatgcaccagttgcattccacagcagcagacagttattgtttacatttctttcctgaggctctcagctcctcaggacgggaaaaatcctagcagagaatttttcataaaatatcatggctacaccaTGGTTTCTGTGAGTAAGATGTAGGAGAAATGAACTGTCTTGCCAGTTCTCCTAAAATTGTTAGTCATGTCGCTGACAAGTCCTGGCATCTCTGTTCTTTGGAATTAAGACCTGAAATATCATGAAGAGGAAGATACAGGgttctttcccttctttgtgGACAACAGATGGAAAATGGCAACAGCAGGCAGTTCCAAACACCTGGTCACGTGCGTGTCTTTGAAGGGAAGGTTTCATTCCCTTCAAGGTGCAGTGTGTTTATGTCATAGGTCCATCTTCCCAGAAGAGCTGAGCAtttgctggggcaggagagctgaAAGTAAGCAAGGTTTTGCTCCGCAGTTACTGAATCTCCCAGCTGCATCAGTCAGTGGTGGATGGGAAAGAGGGACAGGGTGGGCTAGTTAAAGATGCGTCTGTAACTGCAGGAGTGCTTCCAGAAACCACAGCATGTGCAGCTCCTTTGTGTTCAGACAGCAATTAAAATCTTAGACCTTCTCTTAATGGCAGTTACAGGTTTGCATCTTCTCTGGGTTTTCACCTTAAGAAGTGAGAacctgtgctggaaatgctaAGATACTCCAGTGAGTGATGTGGGGATCAATGCAATGTCACACGATGGATTTCCTTTATTGTGTGCCCCAGCCTAAAAATGTGTTCTAAAAAATCATGCAAGTGTAAAACTAAAACTACACACAATGCAATTGAAATATGTTGTAATACAGAATCAAAGTAAGACATTCTCCACCTTTGTTAATACCCTATGAACTTTAATCACATATCTCATCCTTTATTCCCCCATTTTCCAATAGTTGAAAAATTATCTTCTTCATTTAGACTTAACTCTTAAATATTGGTTCATGTCATTACTATCTCAGAAATTGTCACTGCTCTTGTGATGTTTTTAGGGTGCTCTCACTGCATAGATCTTATTTAATCTATGTATCTTTGACACTTCTACAAGTTTGAGCTGCTTTTATTATTATGTTACAGCTTTAATATATGGAGGAGGTAACTTGGGATGATTTTTGAGTAATATTCCTTATTTTAATACTCTTTGTTTAACACTGCTTTCAGTCTAAGAGAAACAGTAGATATTTATCACTCATTTTTATGCAGCTGGAGATAACCTGTGACCTTCATCCAAACTACAGAACTCCTCAAGCACAGAAGTGATGTTCAGTATCCCTAAGTAGCACATCCTCCTTGTCTGCCTTCTTTAACATCCTCATTCCAACtgctagagcagatgcagaAGGTTTTCATCTATCAGTCTCATTCATTAATGTAATTTGCAGGACAGCATCCCTTACCAAAGAATGGAAGGGTCTGTGTCCTAATTCATATATGTTTAATTCATTCAGTGTAGATAGTCTTGTTTCTGTCTATCTTCTGAGtaataatattttctaattaattGAGAGGTACTTACATACATATTTTCTGAGCAGTTCTCGAAGTTCTACTT
The nucleotide sequence above comes from Passer domesticus isolate bPasDom1 chromosome 5, bPasDom1.hap1, whole genome shotgun sequence. Encoded proteins:
- the LOC135301666 gene encoding uncharacterized protein LOC135301666, which produces MALLSVIVVLVQSLIQYPQPAGDGLDEATHQRMQERQELLDQEMARLLQELEQGPLDEGWAALLFGALQQWPFWALAGVLLLLGLCFSCRRRSREASSSGKDQSSCNNFGHNESGTQQEEDSPYSEEGEENTDVTVDADNNGSGSDREGSPVAADEGDDDVIEGNCDIKVEEDSDVYNDNGHELKKDEGWNDGNVPGDNTTDEAEEEPGNIAEKAEEVDEAEEGENKDVQVEEDNDVYSDNGHELKNDEGWNDGNVPGDNTAEKTEEEPGNIAQKAEDVDESDEGENKDVQVEQDKDAGKEEEDGNEENTNGANMKAGNPDDVNEGEDNVNGQEVYTDVKVQESSDASEQRSRDCTGQKHSGERGNEEAHSSFAETEEEKKEVIEEDESDRNKVEEQGDTNVEENKKEDRKEDEQGNVAASEKEDSDGDKEESSSGGTEDGEDTQDAGNGGTEDEEDTQDAGNEGAILFVDHIEWPVEELEQGCSVTAELMESFTRVFVDSVSNSFYPVPQEAIGVGSAFEGWSPREWDGVYRVLVPLNPPPGHAFHLELNSAGQMAARTFSVRVELVCTCEREQLGEKLLCFLHHSQEELWRKQKRSLLETLCTGSYLDVEKTSHWFHQLVRCSWLHVPQSYSWHLVFQPCSRSCQFQLTKGKKSLMVEMLFGVRQGDSDIFVISQPTEPQKGGPINFMSSQPAEAKLITSTAWPETYAVAEAKFFQHIARQLPCHSLHLKCLQVFTCILRGTGFSSYTWKTVVMHVLTTVPLSQWRRREFERRLWDIMAYLHRCLQLKRLEHFVQGSERLPAEISVSPATQRVEPLNLFEHLARDPATHRELMQTYGQLRFRLWTMLSSH